A single region of the Branchiostoma lanceolatum isolate klBraLanc5 chromosome 1, klBraLanc5.hap2, whole genome shotgun sequence genome encodes:
- the LOC136444073 gene encoding golgin subfamily A member 6-like protein 25, which produces MKGAKMPTTRTPSGRTPGSRPLGSTRHSQPPMFPPVAQYKLNTTRTPPYSPRSMPTGIYGIGMGLPADSSPQPSRPATAKQEVRIEERIVYIEREKDNTKERELLEREEKYKQKISKLEKLIEQLRSEIKQRQEDIEDLQQQLISKAEQYKNELELERQAHAATRQELEKVREELAQKESSIQEMKTQHEAEMARIEEQLKQKMTEMQETHEKELTSRDEALRRLKEHMASALQDNSSERQRQLEELTKELKKMSEETEMLKSKLKGMIAKNKGHDCKNCAVLSEQIQKIQLQLRLKDKTIEEKEKGLLELKQLCIKFEKQLMQQDKLLQEWQVYSELSERVRKC; this is translated from the exons ATGAAGGGTGCCAAGATGCCCACCACCAGGACTCCCTCTGGCCGAACGCCCGGGTCGCGACCTCTGGGGTCCACCCGTCACTCCCAGCCTCCCATGTTCCCTCCCGTCGCGCAGTACAAACTGAATACTACACGGACGCCGCCGTATTCACCACGGTCCATGCCGACTGGGATCTACGGGATAGGGATGGGACTTCCCGCGGACTCCTCCCCACAGCCGTCCAGACCTGCCACAGCCAAACAGGAAGTAAGGATAGAGGAAAGGATCGTGTATATAGAGAGGGAGAAGGACAACACTAAAGAGAGGGAGCTGCTG GAGAGAGAAGAAAAGTACAAGCAGAAGATCAGCAAGTTGGAAAAGTTGATAGAACAACTGAGGTCAGAAATCAAACAGAGACAAGAAGACATCGAAGATCTACAACAGCAACTAATATCTAAG GCAGAACAGTACAAAAATGAGCTGGAGCTGGAAAGACAGGCCCACGCTGCCACCAGACAGGAGCTGGAGAAGGTTCGGGAGGAGCTGGCACAGAAGGAGTCCTCAATACAGGAGATGAAGACTCAACATGAGGCAGAGATGGCCAGGATAGAGGAACAG CTAAAACAGAAGATGACAGAGATGCAGGAGACCCATGAGAAGGAGCTGACTTCTCGAGACGAGGCACTAAGGAGGCTGAAGGAACACATGGCCAGTGCCCTGCAGGACAACTCCAG TGAGAGACAACGGCAGCTGGAGGAGCTGACTAAGGAGCTGAAGAAGATGTCAGAGGAGACGGAGATGCTGAAGAGTAAACTGAAGGGAATGATCGCCAAAAATAAG GGTCATGACTGTAAGAACTGTGCAGTACTGAGTGAACAGATTCAGAAGATCCAACTTCAGCTCAGGTTAAAGGACAAGACAATAGAAGAGAAGGAGAAGGGCCTGCTGGAACTCAAGCAGCTCTGTATCAAGTTTGAGAAACAACTCATGCAACAG GACAAGCTGTTACAGGAGTGGCAAGTGTA